From the genome of Archaeoglobus neptunius, one region includes:
- a CDS encoding Mth938-like domain-containing protein, with protein sequence MEVEAYSFGRIRIGGKDYTNDVIVGANFIKPDWWRKEGHRVVLEDIEDIIKAEPEIVIFGTGANGRVKVDRHVVEALRDLGAEVVISESGKAVELYNKLLRSGKRVLLAVHLTC encoded by the coding sequence ATGGAAGTTGAAGCTTATTCATTTGGCAGAATCAGAATTGGAGGAAAGGACTACACAAATGATGTTATTGTCGGTGCAAACTTCATTAAACCAGACTGGTGGAGAAAAGAGGGACACAGAGTTGTTCTGGAGGATATTGAAGATATCATCAAAGCTGAGCCTGAAATCGTTATTTTCGGAACGGGTGCGAACGGGAGGGTTAAAGTTGACAGGCATGTTGTTGAGGCACTGAGGGATTTGGGCGCAGAGGTCGTTATATCTGAAAGTGGGAAAGCGGTTGAACTCTACAACAAGTTGCTGAGGAGCGGTAAAAGAGTTCTGCTTGCTGTTCATCTTACCTGCTAA
- the pscS gene encoding O-phospho-L-seryl-tRNA:Cys-tRNA synthase codes for MFKRDTKDFINIDPLQTGGKLTEEARKALAEWGDGYSVCDFCTTGRLDEIKTPPIFDFVHHQLPEFLDCDVARVTNGAREAKFAVMHSLARKDGWIVMDENAHYSSYVAAERAGLNIALVPKTDYPEYRITPENFAKTLEETKKKGEIVLALITYPDGNYGNLPDVVSIAKICEEYGVPLLVNAAYAIGRMPVSLRKINADFVVGSGHKSMAASGPIGVLGMREDWAKIVLRRSEKYRNKELELLGCTARGATIITLMASFPHVKERIKRWDGEVEKARYFASKMEEMGIKQLGDKPHNHDLMFFHAENLYEISKKVKKGRFFLYRELKARRIHGIKPGLTRYFKLSTYGLSREEVDYVLNAFAEILEKYGQNI; via the coding sequence ATGTTCAAGAGGGACACCAAAGATTTCATAAACATCGATCCCCTGCAGACAGGAGGGAAACTCACCGAAGAGGCAAGAAAGGCTTTGGCTGAATGGGGAGACGGTTACAGCGTCTGTGACTTCTGCACAACCGGCAGGCTTGACGAGATAAAAACTCCACCCATATTTGACTTCGTACACCATCAACTACCCGAGTTTTTGGACTGCGATGTGGCGAGAGTTACGAACGGTGCCAGGGAAGCGAAGTTTGCGGTCATGCACTCTCTGGCGAGGAAGGATGGATGGATTGTAATGGATGAGAATGCACACTACTCAAGCTACGTTGCTGCTGAGAGGGCCGGGTTGAACATCGCTCTGGTTCCTAAAACAGACTATCCCGAGTACAGAATAACTCCCGAGAATTTTGCCAAAACGCTGGAGGAGACTAAGAAAAAAGGAGAGATTGTCCTGGCCCTAATAACTTATCCTGACGGTAATTACGGAAATCTACCCGATGTTGTGAGTATTGCTAAGATATGCGAGGAATACGGGGTACCTTTACTCGTCAATGCCGCTTACGCCATAGGAAGGATGCCTGTAAGTCTGAGAAAGATTAATGCGGACTTCGTGGTTGGTAGCGGGCACAAGAGCATGGCAGCGAGTGGACCAATTGGCGTCCTGGGTATGAGAGAAGACTGGGCAAAGATCGTTCTGAGAAGATCCGAGAAATACAGGAACAAGGAGTTAGAGCTTCTTGGATGCACAGCGAGAGGTGCAACGATAATAACACTGATGGCCTCCTTTCCTCATGTGAAAGAAAGGATTAAGAGATGGGACGGAGAGGTGGAGAAGGCGAGATACTTCGCCAGCAAAATGGAGGAGATGGGAATAAAACAGCTCGGGGATAAGCCTCACAACCACGATCTGATGTTCTTCCATGCGGAGAACCTTTACGAAATATCGAAGAAGGTAAAAAAGGGGAGGTTCTTTCTTTACAGAGAACTTAAGGCGAGAAGGATACACGGCATAAAGCCCGGATTGACGAGGTACTTCAAGCTTTCAACTTATGGGTTGAGTAGGGAGGAGGTGGATTACGTTCTCAATGCATTTGCCGAGATTCTGGAGAAGTACGGACAGAACATCTAA
- a CDS encoding DUF2299 domain-containing protein, whose amino-acid sequence MKEEIAKKVRDWLVEEGIYKDKIADENADFHFLAEVPPNSRQFIDVIFPKNREDMLVIASGIKLSDDHYRSVMSLGDAKREELLWEIRFKILFLETGFQILPNARDPQLFQFTREIYFDGLNKNLFMDAIRQVHKCKLFIIWMMQRSFGGHEGSDLIMYR is encoded by the coding sequence ATGAAGGAGGAGATTGCCAAAAAGGTTAGGGACTGGCTGGTAGAGGAGGGTATTTACAAGGACAAGATTGCAGACGAAAACGCAGACTTTCACTTTCTTGCTGAGGTTCCCCCAAATTCAAGGCAGTTCATAGATGTCATCTTTCCCAAAAACAGGGAGGATATGCTGGTGATAGCTTCGGGTATAAAGCTGAGCGATGATCATTATCGATCCGTTATGAGCCTTGGCGATGCGAAGAGGGAGGAACTGCTATGGGAAATAAGATTCAAAATTCTATTTCTTGAGACCGGCTTCCAAATTTTACCAAATGCTAGAGATCCGCAGCTCTTTCAGTTTACAAGGGAGATATACTTCGACGGGCTTAACAAGAACCTTTTTATGGATGCCATAAGGCAGGTGCACAAATGCAAGCTCTTCATAATCTGGATGATGCAGAGAAGCTTTGGCGGTCATGAGGGTTCGGATTTGATAATGTATCGTTAA
- a CDS encoding 4Fe-4S double cluster binding domain-containing protein translates to MDIEKAARDLGADVFGVADLDYVRGYETYPKTLLDGFDYGITIGVKLPDTVFDGLPESRPIYSREYVVANDILDNIAFRLSRFIEKMGYRALPIPASKIISKLYWRSYISHKAIARAAGVGWVGRNLLLITPEFGPRVRLASILTDMPLEAGKPLRNRCGVCRECIENCIVGALKYSDFADYPSSREDVFDVDTCASKLQEFAADPNIGTMVCGICIKVCPWGKKNKVRKEVRA, encoded by the coding sequence ATGGATATCGAAAAAGCCGCCAGAGACCTCGGTGCTGATGTGTTCGGGGTTGCGGACCTGGACTATGTGAGAGGCTACGAAACCTACCCGAAAACCCTCCTGGATGGGTTCGATTACGGAATAACAATAGGGGTAAAGCTTCCCGACACTGTGTTCGATGGTCTTCCAGAATCGAGGCCGATTTATTCGAGGGAATACGTTGTGGCCAACGACATTCTGGACAATATTGCATTCAGACTGAGCAGATTCATTGAAAAAATGGGTTACAGAGCATTACCGATTCCGGCATCGAAGATCATAAGTAAGCTGTACTGGAGGAGCTACATCTCCCACAAAGCCATTGCCAGAGCTGCAGGAGTGGGATGGGTGGGAAGGAATCTGCTGCTGATCACGCCAGAATTTGGACCCAGAGTAAGGCTTGCAAGCATTCTGACGGACATGCCCCTTGAGGCTGGAAAACCTCTAAGGAACAGGTGCGGGGTGTGCAGAGAATGCATTGAGAACTGCATAGTTGGTGCCCTAAAATACTCGGATTTTGCGGATTATCCCTCTTCAAGAGAGGACGTATTCGACGTGGATACGTGCGCATCAAAGCTCCAGGAGTTTGCGGCCGATCCGAACATCGGAACTATGGTTTGCGGGATATGCATAAAGGTGTGTCCGTGGGGAAAAAAGAATAAAGTGCGGAAAGAAGTTAGAGCATGA
- a CDS encoding helix-turn-helix domain-containing protein: MSARLAECIARGENFGDCLRKLLAEKGITPAEFSKKAGLPKSTLYKILNGYKPRYDTLAKIFSALYDRRDFIALIAARYVLEDVRVDERVRVYPTSTLEDAIVAIVRAEKDGARAIVCAPILSSLAEKLVDIPVMTIKPGKSVEKAVEHAIEMVSL; the protein is encoded by the coding sequence ATGAGCGCAAGATTGGCAGAATGCATAGCGAGGGGGGAGAATTTTGGAGATTGCCTGAGAAAATTGCTTGCAGAGAAAGGGATAACTCCAGCCGAGTTCTCAAAAAAGGCTGGATTGCCCAAATCAACACTCTACAAGATACTCAATGGCTACAAGCCAAGATATGACACACTGGCGAAGATTTTTTCGGCCCTGTATGACAGAAGGGACTTTATAGCTTTAATCGCCGCCAGGTATGTACTTGAGGACGTGAGAGTTGATGAGAGGGTTAGAGTCTACCCCACCTCAACGCTGGAGGATGCGATTGTTGCGATTGTGAGGGCCGAAAAAGATGGGGCAAGGGCGATTGTCTGTGCCCCCATCCTCAGCAGTCTTGCAGAAAAGCTTGTAGACATACCTGTGATGACGATTAAGCCCGGGAAGAGTGTGGAAAAAGCTGTGGAACACGCAATTGAGATGGTTAGCCTTTAA
- a CDS encoding DUF4405 domain-containing protein has translation MSLRKVRRIFLFYSMILSGMFTIFTGFVLYFWPRGPRSGQLIFLGFQKQFWQDVHTYVALAGVILITLHILENRNCVKMYVRETLKG, from the coding sequence ATGTCCCTCAGAAAGGTCAGACGGATATTCTTGTTCTACTCAATGATCCTTTCAGGCATGTTCACGATTTTTACTGGATTTGTTCTTTACTTCTGGCCAAGAGGGCCAAGATCGGGCCAGCTTATTTTCCTTGGATTCCAGAAGCAGTTCTGGCAGGATGTACATACATACGTCGCCCTAGCCGGCGTGATTCTCATAACCCTCCATATTCTGGAGAACAGGAATTGTGTTAAGATGTACGTTAGGGAGACTCTTAAAGGCTAA
- the speB gene encoding agmatinase produces MHIDSYFSISNSNFENAEYIIYGIPFDASQSFRPGSRFAPNAIREASWNLESYSNLFDVELELVKICDAGNINCDGSFEEIIHRTEEFLNNVGGFPVAIGGEHTVSFAATGKFRNCLYVAFDAHFDLRDEFDGSRYNHACTVRRIFEEGMDAVIFGVRSGTKAEKEFARSNGIKWLHSWDFDVKEAVRMVERYDRIYLSLDVDVFDPSYAPGVSTPEPFGIAPIDFIRFFEGVAEKVVAFDIVEVVPDQSGVTQTLAAKIILEVIAAKSRLLWQ; encoded by the coding sequence ATGCACATAGACTCATATTTCTCAATCTCAAATTCAAATTTTGAAAATGCTGAATACATTATTTATGGAATTCCATTTGATGCATCTCAGTCTTTCAGGCCCGGATCGAGGTTTGCTCCCAATGCGATACGGGAGGCGAGCTGGAATCTCGAATCCTATTCCAATCTTTTTGATGTGGAATTGGAGTTAGTTAAGATTTGTGATGCAGGAAATATCAACTGTGACGGAAGTTTTGAGGAGATAATTCACAGAACTGAAGAATTTTTGAACAATGTAGGAGGATTTCCAGTTGCTATTGGTGGAGAGCACACTGTGAGCTTTGCAGCGACTGGTAAGTTCAGGAACTGTCTTTACGTTGCCTTCGATGCACACTTCGATCTGAGGGATGAATTTGATGGTTCTCGCTACAATCACGCCTGCACCGTCAGGAGAATTTTTGAGGAAGGGATGGATGCGGTAATTTTTGGTGTTAGGAGTGGAACAAAGGCGGAGAAGGAGTTTGCAAGGAGTAACGGGATAAAATGGTTACATTCCTGGGATTTTGACGTTAAAGAGGCAGTTAGGATGGTTGAAAGATACGACAGGATCTATCTTTCTCTTGATGTTGATGTTTTTGACCCCTCATACGCCCCGGGTGTTTCAACCCCAGAACCGTTTGGAATTGCCCCAATTGACTTCATAAGGTTTTTTGAGGGTGTGGCAGAAAAAGTTGTGGCCTTTGATATTGTGGAGGTGGTGCCCGACCAAAGCGGGGTTACGCAGACTCTTGCTGCGAAGATCATACTCGAAGTTATAGCCGCCAAGAGCAGGTTATTATGGCAATAG
- a CDS encoding DEAD/DEAH box helicase codes for MVEELFCPECGMLKTRCSCRKESIRERNLKLLNEAGFRDHLLPIFNTEDEIVIYRVFKPFNEEPTEELGFLPEKLRMVLKERGIKRLYPFQKKAMELLLNGKNVVVTAPTGFGKTEAFIIPLLEKVSEDGRALVFYPTKALARDQEAKIKQYASSLGLKAVRFDGDSDTDERRMVLSGKADILLTNPDMVDYHLRNTPAFRHFCRDVTFIAIDELHTYTGILGSNMHYLIRRLSRFGRFQIACASATLSNAREFAEELFDREFVHVSGHHRKGVLHLVARYTPSLYSSIKEIVSALKGRKILVFGNSYKSVETINLILRRSGIRSAIHKSGLPKKVREQVEEKFRNGEINVVVSTPTLELGIDIGDVDVVISELVPYSQMQQRIGRAGRKGQESIGIIILREEDSISTYYRANPDEYFKEEALGYVEKYNEEIMKYQLLSMCIEKPLKVEEIEKEGRTVLRELEDRKLVVKKGGFYFPTAYGVEFSRGFSMRGMGKSVKMYHHGEFVGERSLPVAVKELFPGSIVIHNGTTYRSVELDLDMLRAELARIDEKNEITDPLYTTIPRIVGVEAEIDEPVNAVYCDLEITMIVHGYVERNVFEKERKSINYLKEPISYTFRTKGFLFSAPFPQPDDFEDYYAGSFHALEHVLIETTDAITGGGSREMGGISVPEGDIFIYDATAGGSGLSKLLFKRLRRAFEISYSILKNCECGRADGCPRCTYSYQCGNNNQPLNRIGAMRIAEKVIKGEKRKTDWKRYDEPVEFRYFP; via the coding sequence GTGGTAGAGGAGTTGTTCTGTCCGGAATGCGGGATGCTGAAAACGAGGTGCAGTTGCAGAAAAGAGAGCATCAGAGAGAGAAATCTGAAGCTGCTGAACGAAGCCGGTTTCAGGGATCATCTCCTTCCGATTTTCAACACAGAGGATGAGATCGTTATATACAGAGTTTTCAAGCCGTTCAACGAAGAACCAACGGAAGAACTTGGTTTTCTCCCAGAAAAACTTAGAATGGTCCTGAAGGAGAGAGGAATAAAAAGGCTGTATCCCTTTCAGAAAAAAGCAATGGAACTGCTTTTGAATGGAAAAAACGTGGTTGTGACGGCACCCACCGGATTCGGCAAGACCGAGGCCTTCATTATCCCGCTCCTTGAAAAAGTTTCGGAAGATGGCAGGGCTCTTGTGTTCTATCCGACTAAAGCTCTGGCAAGAGATCAGGAGGCTAAAATAAAGCAGTACGCCTCATCTCTCGGGTTAAAGGCTGTGAGATTTGATGGAGATTCAGATACAGATGAGAGGAGAATGGTTCTAAGCGGGAAGGCAGACATTTTGCTTACAAACCCTGACATGGTTGACTACCACCTGCGCAACACTCCGGCATTCCGTCATTTTTGCCGGGACGTTACCTTCATTGCAATTGATGAGCTGCACACCTACACCGGTATACTGGGAAGCAACATGCACTACCTGATCAGGAGGCTTTCGAGGTTCGGCAGATTTCAAATTGCCTGTGCGTCAGCAACCCTGTCCAATGCAAGGGAGTTTGCTGAAGAGCTGTTTGACAGGGAATTTGTCCATGTTAGCGGACACCACAGAAAAGGTGTTTTGCATCTCGTTGCCCGCTACACTCCCAGCCTTTACTCATCGATTAAGGAAATCGTTTCCGCTCTAAAGGGTAGGAAGATACTTGTTTTTGGAAACAGCTACAAAAGCGTGGAGACAATCAACCTCATTTTGAGAAGGTCAGGAATCAGGTCAGCGATACACAAAAGCGGATTGCCGAAAAAAGTAAGGGAGCAGGTGGAGGAAAAATTCAGAAATGGTGAAATCAACGTTGTCGTTTCTACACCAACCCTTGAGCTAGGGATAGATATTGGTGATGTTGATGTTGTCATCTCCGAACTTGTGCCGTACAGCCAGATGCAGCAGAGAATCGGAAGGGCGGGGAGAAAGGGACAGGAAAGTATTGGGATTATAATCCTGAGAGAGGAGGACTCGATAAGCACATACTACAGGGCAAATCCCGACGAGTACTTTAAAGAGGAGGCTCTCGGCTACGTTGAGAAGTACAACGAAGAGATAATGAAGTACCAGCTTCTCTCGATGTGCATTGAGAAACCACTGAAGGTTGAAGAGATCGAAAAGGAGGGGCGAACAGTCCTCAGAGAGCTCGAGGATCGCAAACTTGTTGTTAAAAAGGGCGGATTTTACTTCCCTACAGCTTACGGTGTTGAATTTTCCAGGGGTTTCAGCATGAGGGGAATGGGAAAGTCAGTGAAAATGTATCACCACGGAGAGTTTGTGGGTGAGAGGTCTCTGCCGGTAGCCGTAAAAGAATTGTTTCCGGGAAGCATAGTAATACACAACGGAACAACGTACCGATCAGTCGAACTGGATCTGGACATGCTAAGGGCTGAACTTGCAAGAATAGATGAGAAAAACGAAATCACCGATCCGCTCTACACAACCATACCCCGGATTGTTGGTGTCGAGGCTGAAATCGACGAACCCGTTAACGCCGTATACTGCGATCTTGAAATCACAATGATAGTTCACGGCTATGTTGAGAGGAACGTTTTCGAAAAGGAGAGGAAGAGCATTAATTACCTCAAAGAACCTATAAGCTATACTTTCAGAACCAAAGGATTTCTCTTCTCCGCTCCGTTCCCGCAACCAGACGACTTCGAGGACTACTACGCTGGAAGTTTCCACGCTCTCGAGCATGTGTTGATTGAAACTACGGATGCCATAACGGGCGGTGGAAGCAGGGAAATGGGTGGAATTTCAGTACCGGAGGGGGATATCTTCATCTACGATGCAACTGCGGGAGGGAGCGGCCTGTCAAAACTCCTCTTCAAAAGACTGAGAAGGGCATTTGAGATTTCGTACAGCATCCTCAAGAACTGCGAGTGCGGAAGAGCCGATGGATGTCCGAGATGCACCTACAGCTATCAGTGCGGAAACAACAACCAGCCCCTGAACAGGATTGGCGCTATGAGGATTGCTGAAAAAGTTATAAAAGGTGAAAAAAGGAAAACCGACTGGAAAAGATACGACGAACCGGTAGAATTCCGGTATTTCCCCTAG
- a CDS encoding LLM class flavin-dependent oxidoreductase produces MEFGTVAPTFPPISDMPKTVKRMEEKGYAAIWVADHLMGWYPHDLWKETIFAMRYPSCHMFYDAFCEICYAAPATEKIKFGVSVTEVFRRHPAVLLQQAVTADHATNGRFILGIGAGEAENIVPYGIDFEKPVARLEEAVEIMKLMLNSDYGETINYEGKFYRLEDAVFDIKPVGEMPFWFGAHGNRMLKLTAKHGDGWLPTTLPPQSYAERAEKLEKYAKEFGRDPDDITKAIFVSLIVDEKAEEVERLLQSPILKVHALLVPSEFYEALGYKHPFGKFYGLLDYIPTKYTKEQIMEAVKQVPDEIMRVAYIAGTPEDIVQQFEQYAKVGVEHIVIWNLTYFGDVSKIKTSYTLVDEIMSHF; encoded by the coding sequence ATGGAATTCGGAACGGTTGCACCTACATTTCCGCCAATAAGTGACATGCCTAAGACTGTAAAGAGGATGGAGGAAAAAGGTTATGCAGCGATATGGGTAGCTGACCATCTGATGGGCTGGTATCCTCACGACCTGTGGAAGGAGACAATTTTTGCAATGCGCTATCCCTCATGTCACATGTTCTACGATGCATTCTGCGAGATATGCTACGCTGCTCCTGCGACGGAGAAGATAAAGTTTGGAGTTAGCGTTACTGAGGTGTTCAGAAGGCATCCTGCAGTGCTTTTGCAGCAGGCGGTAACAGCAGATCATGCAACAAACGGCAGGTTCATCCTTGGTATTGGTGCCGGAGAGGCTGAGAACATAGTGCCGTACGGTATAGATTTTGAAAAGCCTGTTGCAAGACTTGAGGAGGCAGTTGAGATCATGAAGCTCATGCTCAACAGCGATTACGGTGAGACGATAAACTACGAGGGTAAGTTTTACAGGCTTGAAGATGCAGTTTTTGATATTAAGCCTGTGGGAGAGATGCCGTTCTGGTTTGGTGCTCACGGGAACAGAATGTTGAAACTAACAGCAAAGCACGGGGATGGGTGGTTGCCGACAACTCTACCGCCCCAATCTTATGCAGAGAGAGCGGAGAAGCTCGAAAAGTATGCAAAGGAATTTGGCAGGGATCCAGATGATATAACCAAAGCTATTTTTGTTAGTTTGATAGTGGACGAGAAGGCTGAGGAGGTTGAAAGGCTTTTGCAATCGCCAATCCTGAAAGTGCATGCTTTGCTTGTCCCTTCCGAATTCTACGAAGCTCTCGGTTACAAACACCCGTTCGGCAAGTTCTACGGCCTGCTTGACTACATCCCAACGAAGTACACCAAGGAGCAGATAATGGAGGCGGTAAAACAAGTGCCGGATGAGATCATGAGAGTTGCGTACATTGCAGGAACACCGGAAGACATAGTTCAGCAGTTCGAGCAATACGCTAAGGTAGGGGTTGAGCACATCGTCATCTGGAACCTTACGTATTTCGGAGACGTCAGTAAAATAAAGACATCCTACACACTGGTTGATGAGATAATGAGTCACTTTTAG
- a CDS encoding MBL fold metallo-hydrolase, with protein sequence MRLFDKVYAYTWGRAFYDSSNCYIIRDDECVLIDPGTFKSYTNLFGLMRNDGIERVDFVFNTHLHRDHCESNVMFMGKGALLGFDERDREVSQFSFSSDLKLGRTFVVGNTEIEVIRTPGHSPGSLTFYLQEFGIAITGDLIFEGGVVGRFDVYGSDRKQMIRSLERIRSLEAEYIMPGHKRVMQGREGIDMLIERGIEFLTFY encoded by the coding sequence ATGAGACTCTTCGACAAAGTTTATGCCTACACCTGGGGTAGAGCATTTTACGACTCATCAAACTGCTACATCATCAGAGATGATGAATGTGTTCTGATCGATCCGGGCACCTTCAAAAGCTATACAAACCTTTTCGGTTTAATGAGAAATGATGGAATTGAGAGGGTCGATTTCGTGTTCAACACACACCTGCATAGAGATCACTGTGAGAGCAACGTCATGTTCATGGGGAAAGGGGCGCTTTTGGGATTTGATGAGAGGGACAGGGAGGTAAGCCAGTTCAGCTTTTCATCAGACCTGAAGCTTGGTAGGACTTTTGTAGTGGGCAACACGGAGATAGAGGTAATAAGAACTCCCGGTCACTCACCCGGAAGCCTCACGTTCTATCTTCAGGAGTTTGGGATTGCCATAACCGGTGATCTGATTTTTGAAGGGGGTGTTGTTGGGAGGTTCGACGTTTATGGCAGTGATAGGAAGCAAATGATAAGGTCTCTTGAAAGGATAAGGTCTCTTGAGGCGGAATACATCATGCCGGGTCATAAGAGGGTGATGCAGGGGAGGGAGGGGATTGATATGCTTATTGAAAGGGGAATTGAGTTTCTGACATTTTACTGA
- the thiC gene encoding phosphomethylpyrimidine synthase → MTLVEDARKGSVDEFVKKAAEYERVEVEKLIRLISHGYLVLPRNVGRGNIEPRAIGMFASTKVNANIGTSADYVNVEEEIEKAIVAQKAGADAVMDLSSGGNLDEIRKKIMKVVNVPFGTVPVYQAARDCSKVIDMDEDDFFRVVERQAKDGVDFMTIHSGVNWVSVERLKRSNRLLGVVSRGGAIIIGWMLHNEKENPYYKDFDYLLEILKEYDVTISLGDAFRPGCIHDAGDRAKYTEFIMLGELVEKCRAAGVQCMVEGPGHVPLDQIETSVRAMKSVTDNAPLYLLGPLVTDIAAGYDHIAAAIGAAIAGMAGADFICYVTPSEHLALPTVEDVREGVIAAKIAAHAIDLIKEGQRDRARRRDYEMSVARKNLDWERQFELSIDPERAREVYGRRRSESDACSMCGDLCAIKLVKEAFEHN, encoded by the coding sequence ATGACCTTAGTTGAGGATGCGAGGAAAGGCAGTGTGGATGAATTCGTTAAAAAAGCTGCTGAGTATGAGAGAGTAGAGGTTGAAAAACTCATCAGGCTGATTTCTCACGGTTATTTAGTACTCCCAAGGAATGTGGGGAGAGGGAATATAGAGCCGAGAGCCATAGGTATGTTCGCATCCACAAAGGTTAACGCTAACATAGGCACTTCGGCGGATTATGTAAATGTTGAAGAGGAGATCGAGAAGGCAATTGTTGCCCAAAAAGCTGGAGCAGATGCTGTTATGGATTTGTCCTCCGGTGGCAATCTGGACGAGATAAGGAAGAAGATAATGAAGGTCGTGAATGTGCCGTTCGGCACCGTTCCAGTATATCAGGCTGCGAGGGATTGTAGCAAGGTTATCGACATGGACGAGGATGACTTCTTCAGGGTTGTGGAAAGGCAGGCAAAGGATGGAGTTGACTTCATGACGATACACTCCGGGGTTAACTGGGTTAGTGTGGAAAGGTTGAAAAGGTCAAACAGACTGCTCGGTGTTGTCAGCAGAGGCGGGGCGATAATCATCGGCTGGATGCTCCACAATGAAAAGGAGAACCCCTACTACAAGGATTTCGACTACCTTCTTGAAATTTTAAAGGAATATGACGTTACGATCAGCCTCGGAGATGCATTCAGGCCGGGATGCATACATGATGCCGGAGACAGGGCGAAATACACCGAGTTCATAATGCTCGGCGAGCTCGTCGAGAAATGCAGGGCAGCAGGAGTGCAGTGCATGGTTGAGGGGCCGGGACATGTGCCTCTCGACCAGATTGAAACTTCCGTCAGGGCAATGAAGAGTGTTACCGACAACGCTCCCCTTTACCTTCTCGGTCCTCTTGTAACTGACATTGCCGCCGGATACGACCACATCGCTGCTGCGATAGGTGCTGCGATAGCCGGGATGGCAGGGGCGGATTTCATCTGTTACGTCACACCTTCAGAGCATCTCGCTTTGCCGACGGTTGAGGATGTGAGGGAAGGGGTTATAGCTGCCAAGATCGCTGCTCACGCCATAGATCTGATAAAAGAGGGACAGAGGGACAGGGCAAGGAGGAGAGATTACGAAATGTCTGTAGCCAGAAAAAATCTTGACTGGGAGAGGCAGTTCGAACTGTCAATCGATCCGGAGAGGGCGAGAGAGGTGTATGGTAGAAGAAGGTCGGAAAGTGATGCATGCAGCATGTGCGGAGATTTGTGTGCGATTAAGCTTGTTAAGGAGGCTTTTGAGCATAATTGA
- the eif5A gene encoding translation initiation factor IF-5A, which yields MRQQVEVRQLREGGYVVIDDEPCEILSISVSKPGKHGAAKARIDAIGIFDSQKRSIVQPVTAKIYVPIVERKRAQVISITGDVAQLMDLETYETFELEIPDELKDRIEPGKDVMYLESLGKRKIERMA from the coding sequence ATGAGGCAGCAGGTTGAGGTCAGACAGCTTAGAGAGGGAGGATATGTTGTTATTGACGATGAACCATGCGAAATTCTCAGCATTTCGGTGAGCAAACCCGGAAAGCACGGTGCTGCGAAGGCAAGAATTGATGCCATAGGGATTTTTGATTCTCAGAAGAGGAGCATAGTGCAACCGGTGACCGCAAAGATTTACGTCCCTATTGTGGAAAGGAAAAGGGCACAGGTGATCAGCATAACAGGCGATGTTGCGCAGCTCATGGATCTTGAAACGTACGAGACCTTTGAGCTTGAGATTCCCGATGAACTCAAGGACAGAATAGAGCCGGGAAAAGACGTGATGTACCTGGAATCTCTCGGCAAAAGAAAAATTGAAAGAATGGCATAA